From Betta splendens chromosome 3, fBetSpl5.4, whole genome shotgun sequence, the proteins below share one genomic window:
- the pias1a gene encoding E3 SUMO-protein ligase PIAS1 isoform X1 translates to MAESAELKQMVMSLRVSELQVLLGYAGRNKHGRKHELLTKALHLLKAGCSPAVHMKIKELYRRRFPAKMVSHSELVLPGHHPASAGGGGAVLPAGLAQLAYEGHAGHGGAPSPAALLPLSLLGTGKHELTALTHHLPGSGSLHPVHPDVKLQRLPFYDMLDELIKPTSLASDNSQRFQETCFAFALTPQQVQQISSSMDISGTKCDFSVQVQLRFCLSETSCPQEDHFPPNLCVKVNGKPCTLPGYLPPTKNGVEPKRPSRPINITSLVRLSTTVPNTIVVSWTAEIGRSYSMAVYLVKQQSSTVLLQRLRAKGIRNPDHSRALIKEKLTADPDSEIATTSLRVSMLCPLGKMRLMIPCRALTCSHLQCFDATLYIQMNEKKPTWVCPVCDKKAPYEHLIIDGLFVEILNSCMDCDEIQFKEDGSWAPMRSKKELQEVSAASYNGLDGPCRTSEQRSSSSSRSDGSNSKKVEVIDLTLDSSSDDEGQDSPPPLLPKRSCPSMSPTSPPIINKGVLNLHHQASPVSRTPSMPAVDTGYIPPVPPLIQDYRPYYHNELSELNFFSFLQGDNHQHYNMVMAAAAAASASDDHELLLNRFLPYAASSSASQLFLDQSGASSAASSLALPTNGTSNSSSSSLVSSGSLRDSGSSHTHPGAAVNRGGAEAAVAAIYGGIPDVISLD, encoded by the exons CAAATGGTGATGAGCCTGCGAGTGTcggagctgcaggttctgttgGGCTACGCCGGACGCAACAAGCACGGACGCAAGCACGAGCTCCTGACCAAGGCCCTGCACCTGCTGAAGGCCGGCTGCAGCCCCGCCGTGCACATGAAGATCAAAGAGCTATACCGCCGCCGCTTCCCCGCCAAGATGGTGTCTCACTCAGAGCTGGTTCTGCCGGGCCATCACCCGGCCTCAGCCGGAGGCGGGGGAGCGGTGCTGCCAGCAGGCCTGGCGCAGCTGGCGTACGAAGGCCACGCGGGTCACGGCGGGGCCCCGTCGCCTGCTGCCTTACTGCCACTGTCGCTGCTGGGCACAGGGAAGCACGAGCTGACGGCGCTGACCCACCACCTGCCGGGCTCGGGCTCACTGCATCCGGTCCACCCAGATGTCAAGCTGCAGAGGCTGCCCTTCTACGACATGCTGGACGAGCTCATCAAGCCGACCAGCCTTG catcagACAACAGCCAGAGGTTTCAGGAGACGTGCTTTGCCTTCGCCTTGACGCCACAGCAGGTCCAACAGATCAGTAGCTCAAT GGACATCTCCGGGACCAAGTGTGACTTCTCAGTTCAGGTGCAGCTGCGGTTTTGCCTTTCGGAGACAAGTTGTCCTCAGGAGGATCACTTTCCTCCCAACCTGTGTGTGAAGGTCAACGGGAAGCCGTGCACCCTGCCG GGCTATCTTCCTCCAACCAAGAACGGCGTGGAGCCCAAGCGGCCGAGTCGCCCCATCAACATCACCTCGCTGGTCAGGCTGTCCACCACCGTCCCCAACACCATCGTGGTGTCCTGGACGGCGGAGATCGGGAGG AGCTACTCCATGGCCGTGTACCTGGTGAAGCAGCAGTCATCCACAGTGCTGCTACAGAGACTACGAGCAAAAGGCATCCGGAACCCGGACCACTCCAGAGCTCTCA TCAAAGAGAAGTTAACTGCAGACCCAGACAGTGAAATCGCCACAACCAGCCTCCGCGTGTCGATGCTCTGCCCG CTGGGGAAGATGCGGCTGATGATCCCGTGTCGGGCCCTGACCTGCTCCCACCTGCAGTGCTTCGACGCCACGCTCTACATCCAGATGAACGAGAAGAAGCCGACCTGGGTTTGTCCCGTGTGCGACAAGAAGGCTCCGTACGAGCACCTCATCATCGACGG GCTTTTTGTGGAGATCCTTAACAGCTGCATGGACTGTGATGAGATCCAGTTTAAAGAGGACGGCAGCTGGGCCCCCATGAGGTCCAAGAAGGAGTTGCAGGAGGTCTCTGCTGCTTCCTACAACGGGCTGGATG GTCCATGCCGGACGTCAGAGCAGCGGAGCTCGTCATCGAGCCGCAGCGACGGAAGCAACAGCAAGAAGGTGGAAGTGATCGACCTGACGCTGGACAGCTCGTCTGACGACGAAGGGCAGgactcgccgccgccgctgctcccaAAGCGGTCGTGTCCCTCCATGTCCCCGACGTCGCCGCCTATCATCAACAAAGG AGTGTTGAACCTGCACCACCAGGCGTCCCCTGTGAGCCGAACCCCCAGCATGCCAGCGGTGGACACCGGCTACATCCCCCCCGTGCCGCCGCTCATCCAGGACTACAGGCCCTACTACCACAACGAGCTGTCAG AGCTGAACTTCTTCTCTTTCCTTCAAGGCGACAACCATCAG CATTATAACATGGtgatggcagcagcagctgccgcatCGGCCTCCGACGACCACGAGCTGCTCCTCAACCGCTTCCTGCCCtacgccgcctcctcctccgcctcccagcTGTTCCTTGACCAATCAGGAGCCTCGTCTGCAGCCTCGTCGCTCGCCCTGCCCACAAACGGGACCagcaactccagcagcagcagcttggtgtCGTCCGGCAGCCTCCGTGACTCGGGCTCCTCTCACACGCACCCTGGGGCGGCGGTGAATCGAGGCGGCGCCGAAGCCGCTGTAGCAGCCATTTATGGTGGGATACCGGACGTGATCTCGTTGGACTGA
- the pias1a gene encoding E3 SUMO-protein ligase PIAS1 isoform X2: MVMSLRVSELQVLLGYAGRNKHGRKHELLTKALHLLKAGCSPAVHMKIKELYRRRFPAKMVSHSELVLPGHHPASAGGGGAVLPAGLAQLAYEGHAGHGGAPSPAALLPLSLLGTGKHELTALTHHLPGSGSLHPVHPDVKLQRLPFYDMLDELIKPTSLASDNSQRFQETCFAFALTPQQVQQISSSMDISGTKCDFSVQVQLRFCLSETSCPQEDHFPPNLCVKVNGKPCTLPGYLPPTKNGVEPKRPSRPINITSLVRLSTTVPNTIVVSWTAEIGRSYSMAVYLVKQQSSTVLLQRLRAKGIRNPDHSRALIKEKLTADPDSEIATTSLRVSMLCPLGKMRLMIPCRALTCSHLQCFDATLYIQMNEKKPTWVCPVCDKKAPYEHLIIDGLFVEILNSCMDCDEIQFKEDGSWAPMRSKKELQEVSAASYNGLDGPCRTSEQRSSSSSRSDGSNSKKVEVIDLTLDSSSDDEGQDSPPPLLPKRSCPSMSPTSPPIINKGVLNLHHQASPVSRTPSMPAVDTGYIPPVPPLIQDYRPYYHNELSELNFFSFLQGDNHQHYNMVMAAAAAASASDDHELLLNRFLPYAASSSASQLFLDQSGASSAASSLALPTNGTSNSSSSSLVSSGSLRDSGSSHTHPGAAVNRGGAEAAVAAIYGGIPDVISLD; this comes from the exons ATGGTGATGAGCCTGCGAGTGTcggagctgcaggttctgttgGGCTACGCCGGACGCAACAAGCACGGACGCAAGCACGAGCTCCTGACCAAGGCCCTGCACCTGCTGAAGGCCGGCTGCAGCCCCGCCGTGCACATGAAGATCAAAGAGCTATACCGCCGCCGCTTCCCCGCCAAGATGGTGTCTCACTCAGAGCTGGTTCTGCCGGGCCATCACCCGGCCTCAGCCGGAGGCGGGGGAGCGGTGCTGCCAGCAGGCCTGGCGCAGCTGGCGTACGAAGGCCACGCGGGTCACGGCGGGGCCCCGTCGCCTGCTGCCTTACTGCCACTGTCGCTGCTGGGCACAGGGAAGCACGAGCTGACGGCGCTGACCCACCACCTGCCGGGCTCGGGCTCACTGCATCCGGTCCACCCAGATGTCAAGCTGCAGAGGCTGCCCTTCTACGACATGCTGGACGAGCTCATCAAGCCGACCAGCCTTG catcagACAACAGCCAGAGGTTTCAGGAGACGTGCTTTGCCTTCGCCTTGACGCCACAGCAGGTCCAACAGATCAGTAGCTCAAT GGACATCTCCGGGACCAAGTGTGACTTCTCAGTTCAGGTGCAGCTGCGGTTTTGCCTTTCGGAGACAAGTTGTCCTCAGGAGGATCACTTTCCTCCCAACCTGTGTGTGAAGGTCAACGGGAAGCCGTGCACCCTGCCG GGCTATCTTCCTCCAACCAAGAACGGCGTGGAGCCCAAGCGGCCGAGTCGCCCCATCAACATCACCTCGCTGGTCAGGCTGTCCACCACCGTCCCCAACACCATCGTGGTGTCCTGGACGGCGGAGATCGGGAGG AGCTACTCCATGGCCGTGTACCTGGTGAAGCAGCAGTCATCCACAGTGCTGCTACAGAGACTACGAGCAAAAGGCATCCGGAACCCGGACCACTCCAGAGCTCTCA TCAAAGAGAAGTTAACTGCAGACCCAGACAGTGAAATCGCCACAACCAGCCTCCGCGTGTCGATGCTCTGCCCG CTGGGGAAGATGCGGCTGATGATCCCGTGTCGGGCCCTGACCTGCTCCCACCTGCAGTGCTTCGACGCCACGCTCTACATCCAGATGAACGAGAAGAAGCCGACCTGGGTTTGTCCCGTGTGCGACAAGAAGGCTCCGTACGAGCACCTCATCATCGACGG GCTTTTTGTGGAGATCCTTAACAGCTGCATGGACTGTGATGAGATCCAGTTTAAAGAGGACGGCAGCTGGGCCCCCATGAGGTCCAAGAAGGAGTTGCAGGAGGTCTCTGCTGCTTCCTACAACGGGCTGGATG GTCCATGCCGGACGTCAGAGCAGCGGAGCTCGTCATCGAGCCGCAGCGACGGAAGCAACAGCAAGAAGGTGGAAGTGATCGACCTGACGCTGGACAGCTCGTCTGACGACGAAGGGCAGgactcgccgccgccgctgctcccaAAGCGGTCGTGTCCCTCCATGTCCCCGACGTCGCCGCCTATCATCAACAAAGG AGTGTTGAACCTGCACCACCAGGCGTCCCCTGTGAGCCGAACCCCCAGCATGCCAGCGGTGGACACCGGCTACATCCCCCCCGTGCCGCCGCTCATCCAGGACTACAGGCCCTACTACCACAACGAGCTGTCAG AGCTGAACTTCTTCTCTTTCCTTCAAGGCGACAACCATCAG CATTATAACATGGtgatggcagcagcagctgccgcatCGGCCTCCGACGACCACGAGCTGCTCCTCAACCGCTTCCTGCCCtacgccgcctcctcctccgcctcccagcTGTTCCTTGACCAATCAGGAGCCTCGTCTGCAGCCTCGTCGCTCGCCCTGCCCACAAACGGGACCagcaactccagcagcagcagcttggtgtCGTCCGGCAGCCTCCGTGACTCGGGCTCCTCTCACACGCACCCTGGGGCGGCGGTGAATCGAGGCGGCGCCGAAGCCGCTGTAGCAGCCATTTATGGTGGGATACCGGACGTGATCTCGTTGGACTGA